In Rhodanobacter humi, the genomic stretch ATGGACCGTGTCTGCGGCATCGTGCTGCTCGGCTTCGGTCTGAAACTGGCGCTGCAGCAGCGCGGTTGAAACCCGCAAATATCCGGAAATCTTCAGGGACATCGATGAACGCAAGACGTGTCTGCATCCTGATATTCGCTGCGTTTCAGCTCACCTTCGGCCGCATTGCCGTCGCAGTTGCACAGCCGCCCATCCCCAACCCGCCGGAATTGCAGCATCGCCTCGATGAGCTGGCGCATAAGGCGCGCCCCGGCATGCTCGGCGTCACCGTGATCGACCTGCAGAGCGGCCAGGCATGGCGCGCGAATGCCGACCGCTCATTCCCGATGATGAGCGTGTTCAAGGCCCCGGTGGCCGCCGCCGTGCTGGCGGGCATCGAGCAGGGCAGATGGTCCTACGGCCAGACCGTCGTCGTGCATCGCGACGAGCTCGAGTCGGGCACGATACGCGACCATTTCCAGGGCGAACGGATGAGCTTCACCGTGCGCCAGCTGCTCACTGACGCCGTGAGCCACAGCGACAACACGGCCATCGATACGCTGCTCAAGGTCATCGGCGGCCCGCAGGTCGTGACCACCTTCCTTCGTGCCCATGGCATCGACGGCATGCATGTGGATATTGGCGAGCGAGGTTTTGGATCCGTTTTCGAGGATCTCCAACCCGGCCAATCGTCACCTGCCCACGAGACCGACGCACAGCAGCTCGCGAGGCTGCGCCGCGGCTATCGCACCTACCTGGCCGATCCGCGCAACCGCAGCACGCCGGACGCCGCCGCCGACTTCCTGCGCAAGCTGTGGAACAAGGAGCTCCTGTCGCCAGCCTCGACGCAATACCTGCTCGACCTGATGTATGCACAGACGACCCCGAGCCGCCTCCGGCTGGGTCTGCCGCCAGGCGTGCGCCTGGCCGACAAGTGCGGCACCTCGTACACGCTGGAGCACACCACGGCGGCCTACAACGACATCGGCATCCTGAGCTGGCCGAACGGCCACGCGGTGGCAGTGGCTGCGTTCCTCACTGCATCGACCGCCCCGAAGGACGCGCGTGACGCGATCTTCGCCGACCTCACGCGCGCGGTGGTCGCGGCACTGCATCCGCGCGATGCGGCCGTGGCTGCCGCCCCGAATGCCCCGGTTCGCCGTAGTCGCGCCACATCAGCAGCACAGCCCGGATCGAATCAATGAAGGCCTGCGCCTCAGGGGAGAGGAACTTGCCTTAGCGAGGCACCACGGATCCGCAATTCAGCGGACAACCGGGTCCTGCAACAACACGTACTCGCCTTCCTTGCCGTAGTGCCGCGGCTTCTTGCCGATCCGCACGCACAACGAGTCCCCGCATCGCGTGATGGCGCCGTCCCGGGTGGCTTGCAGAATGTCTTTGCCGAAGTCGGCTTGCGCGATCTCCTGCATGCTCCGGTGCGCAATCCATGCAGTGCCACCTGCAGCCAGCAGCGAACCGATCAGCAAGGCCATCGCCCCGATCCAGAGCAGTGATCGCCGAGCGGCCGCCAAACTCTTGCGTTGCTCGTCCATCGCCTGCGCGGCCCACTGGACGCCATGCGCAGCCTGCTGCGCAAATTGCTCGCCGCCACGATCCAGCCGGCCGACGCCCTGCTCCATGGCGGCCGTCGCCGCTTCAAGGCGCTGCACGGTTTGCAGGTTGCGGGCATCGAGCCTGTCGACGACGGCAAGCAGCTTCACCAACGACTGTTGCAGCGCTTCCGTACTGCTGTCCATGCGTTCGGTGCTCCCTTGAAATTACTGGCAGAAACCCTGGGATGGCTGTTGCGCCTGCTGCTGAAGGGCCTGCTGTTGCGCCTGCAACGCGGCTTGCTGCAAATCCCATATGTGGTTCAGCTCGTTGGCCTGTTGCTGGAACAGTTGTCCGCCCGGCGTGCACATGTAGGCTTGCGCCGCCTCGTGCTGCACTCGATCCCAGGCGCCGTTGTCCGGATTCTGCGCAGCCACGTGGAGGTGATCCAGCCACTGGTCGAACTCGCTTTTCGGCAGATCCGGTTGCCGCGCCAACGCGCCCGGTACTGGCGCGTCCGGCATGGGCTGCCGCTCGAACTGCCGGCTCAACGCCTCGTTGCGCGGCTCGGCGTTGTAGGGGTCGGGCACCCGGTTCTTTTCGCCGCGGGGCACTTCCAGCTCGACGTAACCATTCGGTGCAACCCGGTCTACTCCGGGCATCCATCGATACAGCCACATGCCCTTGCGCGAATCATGGATCACATCCAGGCGCGGATCGTCCGGCTCGGGGCTTTTTTCGACTATCGGCCGGTCGCTCAAGCCGTTCACGTAGTCGATGACGAAGTTGCCGGTGCGCGTCGACAGCCCATCGCGATGGTAACCGCCGCCCACGTCCGAATGTGCCCCCGGCACGTAGACGCCGGCAAAGCGGCCATCCGGCGTGATGCCCGGATCGATGATGTGGTCGGACTTGAACAGGCGGCGATGCTCGTCCAGCGCAATGAACTGGATGCCGGAGATCACCGAAGGCGGCAACCGACGATCCTCGCGCATGGCGTGGCCGGTGCCCACGGGATCGAACAGCGCCACCGCCTGCGCCACTTCGTGCGCGCCGACCAGCGCCGGTTTGGTGTACTCGATGTGGGTGATCCGGTGATGGGAGTCGTAGGTGTAGTGGGCGCCGTCTCGATCCTGTATGCCCCGCTCCTCCACCAGTCGCGCAAACAACGCTCCCACTTCGGCGCCTCGACTGAAGCTGACACCGACGACACGAATCTGTGCATGCGGGTCTTGTTGTCGCCACTCGCTTGCCTGCTCGATGAACTGCTTGTACATCTCTTCGGCGCGTTCATCGACGGTGTATCCAGTGATGTCATCCCACACTTTCGTAAAAGGGGCGTGCTGCTGGGTACCAGGACCTGGAACGTACCAGAACCGAATGTTCGGGTTGTTGGACGCTTGGACTTGTTGAGCGATCAGACCCACATTGGTGATGTGATCCGGGTCATGGATCATGTCGTTGCCAGTACCATCCATTGCCGCCACGAACAGCCGCTCGTGTGGGTTATCGGCATGCAGAAGCACCGGCTCCTGGAAAGAAGCCAACTGCTGGCGCACTTCGGCATAGATCGGCAACTTGTCGGTGGCGGACTTGTAAGGCACACCATCGCTTTGGGCGCCGTCTGCATCGATCTTGTCGTGTGGACTCATGAATGCGCTCCTTGCTTAGTAGGTGCAGGTCCATGCCAAGATCGTGTCAGTTCGATGATGGCTGTACGGATTCCCCGGGATCTGCTCCGTCTTTGTCACGATATACGCGCGCATATACACGTTGATGGTGCGGTCGTTGATTTCGAGATGGATGCTGGGGTCGTCACCCCACGACTTGTCAGGTATTTCCGAATCGGGCGCGCGATACAACACGCGCTGATCCTTGAAGATCGCACCGATATCCACCCTGGCCTCATGCTCGGTTCCGTCCAGCGATGTCCACGTCACCTCGGCGGGTGGGGGGAAGTTGCGAAAACCACCGAATCCAGCTTGTCCCCATCGCTCCCTGTAATCCGGCGATGGCGGCGGCCCGGAAGGCCGCTCGTCGGCCTTGTACGGCGTGAGGTTACGGTTGTCGTAGATCACATGGCAGCGGAGCGTGTTGTAGCAAAACACGTCAAAGCTGTGCTTGTAGAACTTCAGCGGAAACATGGACGACGTCGCCTCGCCCTGCGGCTTGTCGGGTTGGGTGGACATGGCGGGTTGGCATCCTGTGGTCAGCGAAAGAAGCAGCGCGGCAAGTGCTGCGGCGCGAGAGGCCTGAAGCCTGCGAATCATGATTCACTCCATCGTGCCACCCCTGCCGCGTCACGGTTACGCCCCGTCCACGATCTCTGCCGTGCGAGTCGACAGAATGATTCGTATGCATCGGCGCATCGAACGATGGCGCAGCGGCGTCTCATGGCTCCCCCTTCCGGCCGGTCTCGGCCTTCATCGCCTGGAGTATCGGAAAGAACTCGGCATTCTGATCGAGATCCATCGAGCCATCTTCTGCGTGACGGGCCATGCGCAAGCACGACACCTCGTTGAGCTTCCTGTCCGGAAACCAGACCAGCTCGGCCTTTTGTGCCGAAGCCACGAATTCGGCCTTGCGATCGGCTCGAAACTGCTTTCGCACAGCTTCGCCTTGCGTCGCCTTGATGTAATCCTCGATATCCGCCATGTACTCGAGCGCGGCGTTCACATAAGGCGCGTTCCGCCCTTGCCATGCCTTCAACGCGCCCAGGAATTGTCCACTCATTGGACTGGCCAGCTTGGAACAGTGATCACCCAATGCATCGACATTAACCATCCACAGAGTGATCGCGAAACCCGCGGCCGCATTGCGTGGCTCGGTGATGTTCGGCGCATTACTTGGCTCAGATGCTGTTGCCACCTGGGCAAACAGCAAGCCCGCAGCGACGGTAAGCAACAGATGTCGACGGCGACGGTACACGGGCATGGCGGGTTCCTTCCTCGGCGGCATACGCCGATGCGTTATAGCGCATGCCGGCCGGGCAAGATGTGGGTGCTCGCCGCATTTCTGGTACGGCCATGGCCATCGGCGGATTGCGATGTCCGGCTCCAGCCGCCTACCGCCCCGAATGCCCCGGCTCGTCGTAGTCGCGATATGTGAGCAGCCCCGGCCGAATCAGGTCGATGAAAGCGCGCGCCTCGGCACTGAGAAACTTGCCCTTGCGCATCACCACGCCGTAACTCCGCTGGGGAAACCAGCGCGACATGTTGCGCACGGCGAGGCGTTCGCGATCGGCGTCGGTGATGCAGATGCCGGTGACGATGGAGATGCCGAGCCCCATCGCCACGTATTCCTTGATGACGTCCCAGCCACCCACCTCGATAGCCACCTTGTACGGCACCTGGTTCTGCTGGAACACCAGGTCCACCAGGCGATAGGTGGACAGCCGCTGCGGCGGCAGGATCAGGCCCCAAGGCGAGAGGTCCTGCAGCTCCAGCGGCTCCTTCGCCGCCAACGGGTGATCGGGCGGCAGGATCAACATGGGGTCGTAATGGCGCACCGGCTCCCAGGCGATGTCGTGCGGCACGTCCAGCATCGAGCCGACGGCGAAGTCGGCCTTGTCCTCGCGCAGCATGGCGAGGCCGTCCTTGCCGGTGACGTTGGCCAGCTGCAACTGCACCGCGGGATGGCGCTCGCGGTAGCGGCGCACCAGTTCGGGCAGCAGGTACTGGATGGTGGAAGTGCCGGCGGCGATCACGAGCTTGCCGGCCTGCAGGCCCTGCACCTTGGCCTGGAAGTCGCGGTCGAGGTTTTCCCAGCCTTCCACCAGCGGGCGCGCCAGCTCGTACAGCGCCTCGCCCGCATCGGTGAGGTTGATGCGGCGGCGGCGGCGTTCCAGCAGGATCGTGCCCAGCTCGCGTTCCAGCGCCTGCAACTGCAGGCTCACCGAGGGTTGCGAGAGGTACAGCGCCTCGGCGGCGCGACTCAGCGTGCCCAACTTCACCGTGGCCACGAAGGCACGCAACTGCTTGTGGCGGTTGCCCTTGTAGTAGTAGCGGGTGGCCTCCGCCTCCCCGCCGTGCGCCGACGTACGTTTTTTTGCTGCACCGCGGCGCGGTTTTTTCGGCAACCCCGCCCCACGAGATTTCGGCTTTCGCTCTGTCATATCAGTGACTTGAAAGTCATATTGATTTCTACAATAGCAAAAATTGAAACATTTGCTTTGTCAAACTATAATTCGATGGCCTAGCTTCGAGCCGTCCACGACTACGGAGCCCACCATGGCCTTGCCCCGGGAACGCCTCGACAGCGCCACTGTGCAGTTGCACGTCCAACCCAGCCCAGCCCAGCAGGCGATCCTCGGCCCGGGCGCGCTGGCCTTCCTCGCCGACCTGCACCGCCGCTTCGACGCCCGCCGCCGCGCACTGCTGGCCGCCCGCCGGGCGCGCCAGGCACGCTGGGACGCCGGCGAGCTGCCGGATTTCCGCGCCGACACCGCCGCGATCCGCGAGTCGGACTGGACGGTGGGACCGATCCCGCCCGCACTGCGTGACCGCCGCGTGGAGATCACCGGTCCGGTAGAACGCAAGATGATCATCAACGCGCTGAACTCCAGCGCGAAGGTGTTCATGGCGGACTTCGAGGATTCCTCGGCGCCCAGCTTCGACAATCAAATGGACGGCCAGATCAACCTGCGCGACGCGGTGGCCGGCCGACTCGACTACACCTCGCCCGAAGGCAGGCACTACCGCGTGAACGCGAACCCCGCGGTGCTGGTGGTGCGCCCGCGCGGCTGGCACCTGCCGGAACGCCACATCACGGTGGACGGCGAACCCATGGCCGGCGCGCTGGTCGACTTCGGCCTGTACGCCTTCCACAACGCACGCGCCCTGCACCGCCGCGACCGCGGCCCGTACTTCTACCTGCCCAAGCTCGAATGCATGGAAGAGGCGGCGCTGTGGGACGACGTGATGGCGCACGCGGAAACCGAGCTGGATCTCCCGCCCGGCAGCATGAAGGTCACCGTGCTGATCGAGACCCTGCCCGCAGCGTTCCAGATGCACGAGATCCTGCACGCGCTGCAGTCGCGCTGCGTAGGCCTCAACTGCGGCCGCTGGGACTACATCTTCTCCTACCTCAAGACCCTGCGCAGCCACGCCGACCGCCTGCTGCCCGAGCGCGGCCAGGTGCAGATGACGGTGCCGTTCCTGAAGAACTATTCGGAACTGTTGATCCAGACCTGCCACCGGCGCGGCGCGTTCGCAATGGGCGGCATGGCGGCGCAGATCCCGATCAAGGGCGACGTGGCCGCGAACGAGGCCGCGCTGGCCAAGGTGCGCGCCGACAAGCTGCGCGAGGTCAAGGCCGGCCACGACGGCACCTGGGTGGCGCATCCCGCGCTGGTGCCGGTGGCGCAGGCGATCTTCGACGAGTACATGCCCGAGCCGAACCAGCGCGACGTGGAGCGCGCCGACGTGCGGGTGACGCGCGAACAGTTGCTGGAACCCTGTCGCGGCACGATCACCCGCGCCGGCTTCGACAACAACGTCGAGGTGTGCCTGCGCTACACCGCAGCCTGGCTGGACGGCCTGGGTTGCGTGCCGATCCATCACCTGATGGAAGACGCCGCCACCGCCGAGATCGCGCGCGCGCAGCTGTGGCAGTGGCTCCATCACGGGAATCTGGAATTTCCCGACCACGCACCGATCGACTTCGCGCTGTTCGACCACGCGTTGGCCGCGCACACCCATCGCTTGCGCGGCAGCGACATGCCCGGCGCGGCACGCATGGACGAAGCAGCCAAGCTGATCTCCGCGCTGATCCACGCCGACACGCCGGCCGATTTCCTCACCCTGCCGGCCTACGACCTGCTCGCCTGATTCCGCCTCTGCAGGAGCGGCTTCAGCCGCGACCGGCAGGTCGAATCGCGGCTGAAGCCGCTCCTACACGATCACATCATCATCGGAGCCACGCCATGAAGACGCATCTGCCCACCGCCGAGCAACTCACCCTCGACTGGAACAACAACCCACGCTGGGCTGGCATCCGCCGCCACTACAGCGCCGAGGACGTGGTGCGCCTGCGCGGCACCGTGGCCATCGAGCACTCGCTGGCGCGCCACGGCGCCGAGCGCCTGTGGAAATCGCTGCACGAGGAGGACTTCGTCAACGCGCTGGGTGCGCTCACCGGCAATCAGGCGATGCAGCAGGTGAAGGCGGGCCTGAAGGCCATCTACCTCAGCGGCTGGCAGGTCGCCGCCGACGCCAACAACGCCGGCGAGATGTACCCCGACCAGTCGCTGTACCCCGCGAACTCCGTGCCGCAGGTGGTCAAGCGCATCAACAACACCTTGCTGCGCGCCGACCAGCTGCACCATGCCGAAGGCAAGGACGGCATCGACTGGCTCGCACCCATCGTGGCCGATGCCGAGGCCGGCTTCGGCGGCGTGCTGAACGCGTTCGAGCTGATGAAGGCGATGATCGAGGCCGGCGCCGCCGGCGTGCACTTCGAGGACCAGCTCGCCAGCGTGAAGAAGTGCGGCCACATGGGCGGCAAGGTGCTGGTGCCCACCCGCGAGGCGGTGGACAAGTTGAACGCCGCGCGCCTCGCCGCCGACGTGCTGGGCGTGCCTACCCTGATCGTGGCGCGCACCGACGCCGACGCGGCCGACCTGCTCACCTCCGACATCGACCCCAACGACCAGCCCTTCGTCACCGGTGAGCGCACCGTGGAAGGCTTCTTCCGCGTCAAGCCCGGTCTCGACCAGGCGATCAGCCGCGGCCTCGCCTACGCACCCTACGCCGACCTGGTGTGGTGCGAGACCAGCAAGCCGAACCTGGTCGATGCGCGTCGCTTCGCCGAGGCGATCCACGCGAGGTTCCCCGGCAAGCTGCTCGCCTACAACTGCTCACCCAGCTTCAACTGGCGGCAGAACCTCGACGACGCCACCATCGCGAAGTTCCAGAAGGAATTGGGCGCGATGGGCTACAAGTTCCAGTTCATCACCCTGGCCGGTTTCCACAGCCTCAACTACGGCATGTTCGACCTCGCCCACGGCTATGCGCGGCGCCAGATGAGCGCCTTCGTGGAATTGCAGGAAAAGGAATTCGCCGCCGCGGAGCGCGGCTTCACCGCGGTGAAGCATCAGCGCGAGGTGGGCACCGGCTATTTCGACGCGGTGACCCAGGCGATCCAGCAAGGCCAGTCGTCGACCACGGCGCTGAAGGGCTCGACCGAGGAGGCCCAGTTCCAGCGCATCGCCGCGGCGTAAGAGCCTAAGGAGTGAGGAGTGCGAGAAAGCGCCTCGCGGCGCGCCCTGCCCTTCCCCCACTCCTGCTTCACAGCCGGCGGTATTGCAGCGCCTCGGCCAGATGTTCGCGTTCGAGCAACCCGGCTCCGCCGTCGAGGTCGGCGATCGTGCGCGCCACCCGCAACACGCGGTGATAGGCGCGCGCGGACAGGCCCAGCCGCTCCAGCGCCTGCTCGTACCAGCGCCGCTCGGCCGGACCCAGCGCGCAGTCGCGTTCCAGCTCGCGGTGGTTGATCTCCGCGTTCGGTCGGCCCGCGCGCATCAGCGCGTGCCGGCGCGCCTGCAGCACGCGGGCGCGCACGGTGGCGGAATCCTCGTCGTGCGGGCCGCGCGCCGCATCCATCTCGCGCAGCGGCAGCGGCGGCACCTCGACCGCGAGGTCGATGCGGTCCAGCAGTGGCCCGGAGATCCGCGCGCGATAACGCTGGACCTGCTCCGGCGTGCAGCGGCACTGCCGACGCGGATCGCCCGCGTAGCCGCAGGGGCAGGGGTTCATCGCCGCCACCAGCTGGAACTGGGCGGGAAAGGTGGATTGCCGTGCCGCGCGCGAGACCACGATGTGG encodes the following:
- the bla gene encoding class A beta-lactamase, producing MNARRVCILIFAAFQLTFGRIAVAVAQPPIPNPPELQHRLDELAHKARPGMLGVTVIDLQSGQAWRANADRSFPMMSVFKAPVAAAVLAGIEQGRWSYGQTVVVHRDELESGTIRDHFQGERMSFTVRQLLTDAVSHSDNTAIDTLLKVIGGPQVVTTFLRAHGIDGMHVDIGERGFGSVFEDLQPGQSSPAHETDAQQLARLRRGYRTYLADPRNRSTPDAAADFLRKLWNKELLSPASTQYLLDLMYAQTTPSRLRLGLPPGVRLADKCGTSYTLEHTTAAYNDIGILSWPNGHAVAVAAFLTASTAPKDARDAIFADLTRAVVAALHPRDAAVAAAPNAPVRRSRATSAAQPGSNQ
- a CDS encoding phospholipase effector Tle1 domain-containing protein codes for the protein MSPHDKIDADGAQSDGVPYKSATDKLPIYAEVRQQLASFQEPVLLHADNPHERLFVAAMDGTGNDMIHDPDHITNVGLIAQQVQASNNPNIRFWYVPGPGTQQHAPFTKVWDDITGYTVDERAEEMYKQFIEQASEWRQQDPHAQIRVVGVSFSRGAEVGALFARLVEERGIQDRDGAHYTYDSHHRITHIEYTKPALVGAHEVAQAVALFDPVGTGHAMREDRRLPPSVISGIQFIALDEHRRLFKSDHIIDPGITPDGRFAGVYVPGAHSDVGGGYHRDGLSTRTGNFVIDYVNGLSDRPIVEKSPEPDDPRLDVIHDSRKGMWLYRWMPGVDRVAPNGYVELEVPRGEKNRVPDPYNAEPRNEALSRQFERQPMPDAPVPGALARQPDLPKSEFDQWLDHLHVAAQNPDNGAWDRVQHEAAQAYMCTPGGQLFQQQANELNHIWDLQQAALQAQQQALQQQAQQPSQGFCQ
- the aceB gene encoding malate synthase A, whose protein sequence is MALPRERLDSATVQLHVQPSPAQQAILGPGALAFLADLHRRFDARRRALLAARRARQARWDAGELPDFRADTAAIRESDWTVGPIPPALRDRRVEITGPVERKMIINALNSSAKVFMADFEDSSAPSFDNQMDGQINLRDAVAGRLDYTSPEGRHYRVNANPAVLVVRPRGWHLPERHITVDGEPMAGALVDFGLYAFHNARALHRRDRGPYFYLPKLECMEEAALWDDVMAHAETELDLPPGSMKVTVLIETLPAAFQMHEILHALQSRCVGLNCGRWDYIFSYLKTLRSHADRLLPERGQVQMTVPFLKNYSELLIQTCHRRGAFAMGGMAAQIPIKGDVAANEAALAKVRADKLREVKAGHDGTWVAHPALVPVAQAIFDEYMPEPNQRDVERADVRVTREQLLEPCRGTITRAGFDNNVEVCLRYTAAWLDGLGCVPIHHLMEDAATAEIARAQLWQWLHHGNLEFPDHAPIDFALFDHALAAHTHRLRGSDMPGAARMDEAAKLISALIHADTPADFLTLPAYDLLA
- a CDS encoding LysR family transcriptional regulator, with protein sequence MTERKPKSRGAGLPKKPRRGAAKKRTSAHGGEAEATRYYYKGNRHKQLRAFVATVKLGTLSRAAEALYLSQPSVSLQLQALERELGTILLERRRRRINLTDAGEALYELARPLVEGWENLDRDFQAKVQGLQAGKLVIAAGTSTIQYLLPELVRRYRERHPAVQLQLANVTGKDGLAMLREDKADFAVGSMLDVPHDIAWEPVRHYDPMLILPPDHPLAAKEPLELQDLSPWGLILPPQRLSTYRLVDLVFQQNQVPYKVAIEVGGWDVIKEYVAMGLGISIVTGICITDADRERLAVRNMSRWFPQRSYGVVMRKGKFLSAEARAFIDLIRPGLLTYRDYDEPGHSGR
- the aceA gene encoding isocitrate lyase produces the protein MKTHLPTAEQLTLDWNNNPRWAGIRRHYSAEDVVRLRGTVAIEHSLARHGAERLWKSLHEEDFVNALGALTGNQAMQQVKAGLKAIYLSGWQVAADANNAGEMYPDQSLYPANSVPQVVKRINNTLLRADQLHHAEGKDGIDWLAPIVADAEAGFGGVLNAFELMKAMIEAGAAGVHFEDQLASVKKCGHMGGKVLVPTREAVDKLNAARLAADVLGVPTLIVARTDADAADLLTSDIDPNDQPFVTGERTVEGFFRVKPGLDQAISRGLAYAPYADLVWCETSKPNLVDARRFAEAIHARFPGKLLAYNCSPSFNWRQNLDDATIAKFQKELGAMGYKFQFITLAGFHSLNYGMFDLAHGYARRQMSAFVELQEKEFAAAERGFTAVKHQREVGTGYFDAVTQAIQQGQSSTTALKGSTEEAQFQRIAAA